One window of the Rhipicephalus microplus isolate Deutch F79 chromosome 2, USDA_Rmic, whole genome shotgun sequence genome contains the following:
- the LOC142796378 gene encoding uncharacterized protein LOC142796378 — MTIFGLENLRNTMVAPDVHGAHGPTSGTCAAQARCFVFSRAVLQLCEEQAMDGAFIDNEVLIAAVQHRLPLWMASHRQHKDKIVKAAMWREVAAAVLPNVNIDGKLALGRSCDMHKRFNLCISHCADATELVQKRWKSLRDKFRRLFVANKKAKSGAGLDDGECITITWPYFQLLCFLKDTMQTRATSGNYVSPASLQSTSSFFCSPGEPVRPASQLQAGRQPPRPDSPTTRIGMNVQELLQDMVQFEDQCLELSEASAHSDDDAFRPPGVVCPNTQERTAPEPAVADGSAGSTPTQRRSRKRKNEEELDRITQNAQDLCETLKKTESRNEHEYFGLCLAKYFEKMPEKRQLELKVKIMQLVMEYVD; from the exons ATGACAATTTTCGGCCTTGAAAATCTTCGAAACACTATGGTCGCACCGGATGTTCACGGCGCTCATGGTCCCACTTCCGGAACATGTGCTGCACAAGCGCGGTGCTTTGTGTTCAGCCGTGCAGTGCTGCAGTTGTGTGAGGAGCAAGCAATGGACGGTGCCTTCATTGACAACGAGGTTCTCATCGCTGCAGTGCAGCATAGACTACCATTATGGATGGCAAGCCACCGGCAGCACAAGGACAAAATTGTGAAGGCCGCGATGTGGCGGGAGGTAGCTGCAGCCGTGTTACCGAATGTAAATATTGATGGTAAGTTAGCACTTGGTCGTTCGTGCGACATGCATAAGCGCTTCAATCTTTGTATTTCCCATTGCGCAGACGCCACCGAGCTTGTACAGAAGCGCTGGAAGTCGCTACGTGACAAGTTCCGGCGGCTCTTCgtagcaaataaaaaagcaaagagcGGTGCCGGCCTGGACGATGGGGAGTGTATCACCATCACGTGGCCATATTTCCAGCTTCTATGCTTTCTCAAGGATACCATGCAAACAAGGGC GACATCTGGAAATTATGTTAGCCCTGCAAGCTTGCAGAGCACTTCAAGCTTTTTCTGCAGTCCGGGTGAACCAGTAAGGCCTGCAAGCCAGCTGCAGGCTGGCAGGCAACCGCCGAGGCCTGACAGCCCTACTACCCGCATAGGTATGAATGTGCAGGAGCTTCTGCAGGACATGGTCCAGTTTGAAGACCAGTGTTTAGAACTGTCAGAAGCTTCTGCACATTCAGACGATGATGCTTTCAGGCCTCCAGGGGTTGTTTGCCCAAACACCCAAGAGAGGACTGCACCAGAGCCTGCTGTCGCCGATGGAAGTGCCGGGTCAACACCAACCCAGCGAAGAAGTcgcaaaagaaagaatgaagaagAGTTAGATAGAATTACTCAAAATGCGCAAGACTTGTGCGAGACATTGAAGAAAACTGAGTCAAGAAACGAACATGAATATTTTGGGCTGTGCCTTGCTAAATACTTTGAGAAGATGCCAGAAAAGCGACAGTTAGAGCTGAAAGTGAAGATCATGCAATTAGTAATGGAGTATGTGGactag